A window of Ranitomeya variabilis isolate aRanVar5 chromosome 2, aRanVar5.hap1, whole genome shotgun sequence contains these coding sequences:
- the LOC143808392 gene encoding protein kinase C delta type-like, translating into MVKVKNLSVDYKQSANMEKEEFVGRKRARKRRHLDSLSDDEPSIKKPKKADSGRKTSPTPEMERVHEDVIAQSEGLKNRRDFASSADEKSSIKEPKRKGKKRKNPDAGQKMSPTPEMDRVDEDIIVQRIGPKKRRIGLDCAEEGKTPIIKTNIQEKKDLQKYPGGSGSSGVWPSSSSIISHSIKDRLLFHHVIGVGSFGKVLMAEDTLTRKEFAVKIIGKTALLAGGDRLDVMVERRVLQLASGSPFLVHSAFAFQTKINIFFGMEYMRCGDFHQLLERNGPLDIASARFYTAELVCGIQFLHSRGVIHRDLKPENILVAETGHIKITDYGLALDNMHGDQTATGFAGTIGDMAPEILDMQEYYAGVDWFSLGVIINQMLTSFSTYDPAVFDESSSGAKDIIEQLLQEDPVQRLGVHGNIREHLFFQRIDWVSVEALRMAPPYIPVPTKPNPRVPAFKLFGGFPFFN; encoded by the exons ATGGTGAAGGTGAAGAATCTGTCTGTGGATTATAAGCAAAGCGCTAATATGGAGAAAGAAGAGTTTGTAGGGAGGAAGAGAGCGAGGAAAAGAAGACACTTGGATTCATTATCTGATGACGAGCCTTCAATCAAAAAACCAAAAAAAGCAGACTCCGGACGGAAGACGTCTCCCACCCCAGAAATGGAGCGAGTGCATGAGGACGTCATTGCCCAGAGTGAAGGGCTAAAGAACAGAAGAGACTTCGCCTCATCGGCTGATGAGAAGTCTTCAATCAAAGAGCCCAAAAGGAAGGGCAAAAAGAGGAAGAATCCAGACGCAGGACAGAAGATGTCTCCCACCCCAGAGATGGACCGAGTGGATGAAGACATCATTGTCCAGAGGATAGGACCAAAGAAAAGACGAATCGGCCTGGACTGTGCAGAGGAAGGAAAGACACCAATTATTAAGACCAACATTCAGGAAAAAAAAGACCTGCAGAAGTACCCAGGAGGCTCAG GAAGCAGCGGTGTTTGGCCATCCAGCTCCAGCATAATCTCTCATTCCATCAAGGATAGATTATTATTCCACCATGTGATCGGAGTTGGAAGCTTTGGAAAGGTCCTGATGGCGGAAGATACTTTAACCCGCAAAGAATTTGCAGTGAAGATCATCGGCAAAACAGCCCTGCTGGCCGGAGgggataggctggatgtgatggtgGAGAGGCGAGTTCTGCAGCTGGCATCTGGAAGCCCCTTCCTCGTCCACTCAGCCTTCGCATTTCAGACCAAG ATTAATATTTTCTTTGGAATGGAGTACATGCGCTGTGGGGACTTTCACCAACTTCTAGAAAGGAATGGGCCACTAGACATCGCCAGTGCCAG ATTCTATACCGCCGAACTGGTGTGTGGGATCCAGTTCCTCCATTCAAGAGGCGTCATCCACAG agacCTAAAGCCCGAGAACATCCTGGTGGCTGAGACGGGCCATATTAAGATCACGGATTACGGTCTAGCACTTGACAACATGCACGGAGACCAAACAGCCACCGGATTCGCTGGAACAATAGGTGACATGGCTCCTGAG ATCCTGGACATGCAGGAGTATTACGCCGGAGTCGACTGGTTCTCGCTTGGAGTCATCATAAACCAGATGCTGACCAGTTTTAGTACCTACGATCCGGCAGTGTTTGATGAGTCCTCCTCCGGCGCCAAGGACATCATTGAACAG CTCCTGCAGGAAGATCCAGTTCAGCGACTAGGAGTCCATGGTAACATCCGAGAACACCTCTTCTTCCAGCGAATTGATTGGGTCTCTGTGGAAGCCCTTAGGATGGCCCCACCATACATCCCTGTA CCAACTAAGCCTAATCCCAGGGTCCCTGCTTTTAAGCTGTTCGGAGGGTTTCCATTTTTCAACTGA